The DNA segment cgaatctgttttgtaaattaaaggggaatttcaccctgataaaaagatgatgaaaatatgagaaaaatcatttcaaaaatatcgatgaaggtgttatttgacaaaaaatggagttgatgaatttagaatgcttgatttattgtgacgtctataacgagcagttgctctatcctaaatataaaatgcccaaatttcccatttttaatggtccgtaacgacccacttttttcttttttgataacaagtatgaattgatataggcctactaaatgaaaagtaccataaaaatcattatcatgtatttcttgacatttcatttacttttttaccataataatagctgctagcttgcaaaggcctacgccgtcacaaaaaaaccgggggggcacttacattgacgagtggataccatgcgcgaccaaaaaaaaaacgtaaaaaggatgtccttttcacgatagggcacgttacctacgtaacgtgataagggtgtcaaaaacacaaaaataacgaaaaaagggtatctattcgctaggaaaaccgtcgGTGTTTTAGGGTCTAaattgcggggatgataaaacaaaatcaaaatgttttatacaggatgtcctttttgctccaacattcgtgtttagagtccgatttgcgcgaggtgtagaaggtggggtcgtactaaaaccaaataaggtaaagccgacgaccgaaggacccgtaacaataaaacattcctgtacttgtttaggggttcatttcaggaatatttgccaagagtatcgttttgtttcaatacttgttaagggtagggtttcacacgccaatacttgttaagggggtgcattttcagaatatggaaattacgtgtttagggtgcttttcgagacccatggtcgcgcatggtatccactcgtgaatggaagtggcccccgggcaaaaaaaaaaaatcttacctttgaaaaagattggtgggggatggattttcctcgaacgcataccaatttttttctgctattttcataataaactttaaatgaattcaactttgcactacttaattttttcaaagacaaaataacaaaattacatctcgtcatcatcatcatcaccactatcattagcatcaccatcatcatcaccacaaccgtcaccacaaccatcatcatcaccaagataattttcatcatcgtcattgccatcatcatcttttttttttctttattttttccccatcccttcttcttttttttttcttccaatattcctccttttttttagagcggcacaccgtcatgctccctcactgattatccgcctctatatgcttggtgttgtataaattggcggatacctgaatgaaattctgagagaaaataaggaaagggaaaaagtaagaagaaaaagaagatgaggagaagaaaaaaagaaagccaaacaaatgaaacaaaacaatgtcaaaatttcgtaataaagtcttctacatgtacgtcagtttaataatgatgttttcattgaaatgagaacaaaaaaagaattgaaaccataggcggcggaagcggggacgttcccccctaaattgttgttgacctttttttttttgcttgtcaatttattttcctacgtcccccctaaaatgtttgggttgagagcctttttttttgcttgtcaaaattttttaggttgtcccctcctaaaattttgggcttccgccgccaatgattgaaacaggactacattatagtgtaaagaaatagagggaagctccgagacaataaaaaggttgaaaaagaaaaaaatgtgaaaacacaaagctctcacaacatgagcataataacaaataagcgaggacaagtagctgagggacccccccccccaactctctctctctagtatACAGaaccctatctatctatccgactcgattatataagagaagaatttactaatcaaaatattatgagcaaaaagcacgagctgatattttttatgaatattcaaaactgatagagagacgcaatcgaattattcgattgcgacaaaattgatgatctgagaatttattgtttttaggaattcattaaaagcataaagttgatcagcattaaaatatggcaggcgcaacgcatgagctaaagctttataggcatgaccgataaaaaattataagtatttttggtaatcatgaaaaaaattgatatttcatgaaagaaagctcaaatccgaggaggaatattcttatgaattgactttaaaaaaactgtggtaagccccatttaatatttgattataagtcgaataaaacagtaaaagctgacaaacgttcgcgtgatatttggcaacctcccccccccaaaaaaaaaaaaataaataaaaaataaaaaaaagtttttaactataataatgatcgaaggtaattttgtctcgcgtagaactggacaaatgaaaaaaagattgtcactaaaaaaatgaaggtaattttgacccacgtaaaatttggcgagcccccccccccaaaaaaaaggttttaacaagcaaaaaaaggctaaaaaggagaaagaagagacaagaataattatgaacgaaatatccccattacaaataatgctgtgatcatcataagggaggggtcgcataactaatatgaacaacgtatttaattccaaaatatttactacaaatctcaatagggggatcgggcagaaatgctcacccccacccccacccccccccgatccgccactgattcaatcaataatgacatttatctgcaatactgatactttggaatcaagatactgaagattgatacgctttacataaattatgaacgtctgacaaaaagataatctaccgatcacctgaccgatcagctgaccagttcgcgtatcacttcggagttgatcactcgtcgcagctgtgtggaacgctcaccgaaaatcaacaaaagggcctgaaatgtaagtttaatgataatatattttaatttgaactacttaattaatacttttaatgtatccccaccaaatgaaagtcatatcacgtaactccaatttgtattaaggcgtacatttaccaaagtcttgggttggaaatcagaacagcattgtctaacccatatttttgggtaatgtcgcctatgaggtccatacatgttaatgtttggacctcattggtactaggagtgacGGCCACAGGCGCAGGCCAAGCTCATTTGATTTGACAGTGACACAGCTGGTGCATGGTGTAGTCTTGagggacgcaatgatgatgattttttttagatatatcattgacgtcttgacactctctccatagtgtcttcagCGAaagaccaaaacaaagatggattccccccaaaatccatcttttttaaaccgaagtcaagacaattcattgaattttattaattcttacaccttcctacgcctaatgcgtaggaaggttttaaatattactatttaaaaatgtaaaaaaaatgaagatttcttacctaactgatgccgcgtagacccctcgttccacatgtaaacaacggaaatacaatagcgtcgacccttgaaccgcttatgtatgacgtacttccggaaagcaatgccgtcttaacgaacaatttagagataaaaaatcttatttaacaaatattaaaatttatttcgtaatcataaataatttatataaatataattattttgatcacaaaataaattttaatatttgttaaataagattttttatctctaaattgttcgttaagacggcattgctttccggaagtacgtcatacataagcggttcaagggtcgacgctattgtatttccgttgtttacatgtggaacgaggggtctacgcggcatcagttaggtaagaaatcttcatgttttttacatttttaaatagtaatatttaaaaccttcttacgcattaggcgtaggaaggtgtaagaattataaaaattcaatgaattgtcttgacttcggtttaaaaagatggattttggggggaatccatctttgttttggtcttTCGctgaagacactatggagagagtgtcaagacgtcaatgatgaagaaatatatgatatatctaaaaaaaatcatcatcattgcgtcctcaagactatgCATGGTGggtgtttattattttcaatattattattatcatcactataatTATAACTATCTTCATCATACATCAtttcagtagaggcgcacggccaatattggagactgtctcccatgagagagattatctccaaagagtccaatatcagagactttcaaaaaattttggtaGGCCCTATCCAattttcagagacagtctccagttttggagaccaattttctttgtttacattgcttaaaaaggattaccttggcggcaaataaaaatgtgataagcagattcctgaTGAAATATTActccttttcaccgtctactttaaaaattcaccgtctacttttgtttttataaggatttttgttgtcatccacacacaaaacgaatgggcttctgaccttggtgggacaaaagtttgggtggaaaaaaatcatacttttgttggtgttgtttcttttgatcttttgcaaagcaagtctccattatgggagattgtctcccttattggagagagtctcccatattggccgtgcgcctctattGATTATTagtattgttgtttttattatcattgttattctTTATTATGTTAGATAATTAACTAAAATTCTCATCtagccttgaggactccatgatgatgttttttttttataatattttgtcatttttgacACATACTTCATCATGGAGCCTTAAACCGCCTGCCATATATGTTTAAGAGACTCACCAtttaaacaaagatggatttccctaggaaatctaTCCATCTTAAgataaaaatcatgtaaatggtggtgattttaatattatttttacaccTTCTTACGCCTAATGCGTGTGAAGGTTTCCAAAATTGGTTAATGAAAAGGCGAAAAATTGAAGGTTTACAAGACCGATCTtgtgtagatccctcgatccgtttgtcaacaaagcaaattACAATAGGtttgacccttgaaccgctttgTTATGACGAAGCAAGGTTTTGCGATGTTACGAAATGCTGTTTTGAAGAAccatttatagataaaaattattatttaacaaatactaaaattttaTACGTCATTATGTGATtataaataaagaatttcaggaaaagttagggtatgtgggcttTTATTACTTTGTACAcggccgagtacaggttattgtactagaatagatggagtagaaattagatattgaattcatttatatccatttcaactcacagtcacacccacacaaacacatccacatccaagattctgagcatgaaaaaaaacaacttaaaaaataatgcaatattaaacaataagtaataattcattaataagtgaacaggtatccctcaaaatacaaaaaagtagcaTTTGAAAAGAGCCCCCCGAAAAGGAGAAATGGAGcctcagaaatttgaaaatggagcccctgaaaaaagatattttttttccctgtattgttatcattaatctTTATCATTGTACTCCTTCCATCCATTCCattccttttatttcatttaattcctTCAGTCAAATGAAATCACTTTAGACTCATTCATAATGTTTgggtattatcatttttttgtattatttatcatcattattcttattatttttgttactattatttatcttttattattgttatcttctctattattaccattaatattattattaacctttattattattattgttatcattactttactttttgaaaattataccTTTGAGCTGTAAGTAAAGAAATGTGCCCTAtaaaaaagtggccttgcccccccccaaaaaaaaaaatgtatcagaATCTAGTACTTGAACTTTGTAGATGAAATGGAAGTCATTTAACTATTCAAAGCAGCAACAAGTTTTTGTGTTTAACCATGCTTAAGCTTAAATAGTCATAATTGACTGAAATGCCTTTAACTttcaatgaaagaaaagaatctGGGAGCATATGAAAGGCCAGAGGCAACGGCATGTGTGACACACAGACCATGCCTGTCAAAGCAATTCATGGAAATATCTGGAAGGATCACTGACCAACTCTGCATGAAATAATTTCCTCATATCTACATTTTTAAAGACTGctacacaaacaaaaaaaattcctAGCTCTTTCGTTTTTACTTAGGACTGTACAGAACATGCATGCAGCCTCCTTTCAGTTCAGACCTTTTCCCTTGATAATCTAATTTGGAAAGAAAAACTATTCTCTGCTCTGACCTAAAGTTCTTGAATTCAAtcactgattttgattttcaattcGGCCAAGGTTCATCACTTGCcctttattgtaataaaaactTCTTGGTGCATTATGTAACATTTGTATGGTATTGATAATAGAGCTATCCATTTCCTTAAATGGTACccacaaataatgaaatgatccatgcatttcttcattgtaTCCCAGAAGgttaatatctatttttttcttcaatttttgtacAGGTTTCCCCGATTCACGAAGGAACACTGCTTACCCCAACGCTTCTATAACAGTACATCTTCAAGACATGCTACATTGACTGAAATTGGTTTGTCAATGGGAGGATTGCATTCAAGAGTTGACAGGACCAACAGATGTGTTGAAGTTCAGCTTTGTCAATTCTGTTTGGACAAGTTTCCAGTGGTACATAAAAGAAGAATGCAGATGTTTCCATGATGAAGTTGAGTGCTTGGTGATATCTACAGGAAATAGTgtatgtgggactacaataccTCAAAGACTGGTGATTGAGGTATTTCGGATACTGATGGCCAGAATCTGAGCCCACATTTAAATTGAGCAacatatgacatcatcagtggTGAAGGGCGGGAATGACGAACGGCAAATGTGTTGCGAGAGCTATACTAGTTGTGCTAGATGTATTGCTATATTGTACGAacacaaatataataaaaattctGACGCCCTGTGGAGTAAGCTGACATTCTAACCAATCATAGTGGTTTTAAAAGGGAACAGAGCTTTCAAATTTCATGatgtattaaagaaaaaaagggatcTTCAAACCGAGAGGTTTCATTTGGGACAACCAACCAACCATCTGTGGGGGCTCTCTAAGATGAGAATGATTCTGTAAATTTCTTTAGAGTTGCAGTGTTGAAGTAGAGCTCAGATATACAATGTTATTGTGTGCTGAGCAGTCTTACAGTCACTTTCATACCGGTtattgattgttatttgttttaatgtttaACACTACATTATGGGGaggtcatctacatgtatttgtaagtTCTTGTGCAAGCCATTTATTTACTGTGGAGCAAAGTTTATTTCCCTTTGTCGCAATAGAAAGTTGAAAAGATTCCTTCTAGCCACTTTTACCATCTACTTTTTGACGTTCTGCATTGCTCTGCCCATCCTGTGCCATGACTTGCCATTAACAAAATACTATCGCCTCTGGAAGGGTACATCCAGACAAGCGTTGATAAACGAAGCCAAAGAGATCAATAGCTTCAATGCCGATAATGCCCAGACACACCTGGACCGGATGCCGAAGGAAGCCACTAAACAGCTGTATGAAGAATCAATGAGGAAGCAGGACCTCAGGTATGCCATCGTTGTTCAAACAATCCCAAGGAACGGGAGGCCGTCTCCTCGCTATCTATCTCAATTAATGCTTGCGCTACATGATATCCTTCGGGAATCCGGAGGCATCACAGAGACGGCACTGTTCATATGTAACACCCAACGATCTGCCGGAGAGCACAAGGAAGCAGTGGATCTGTCTGAATACTTCCCGATGGTGCAGACATCGCTCGGGCCAAGAGTGGATCGCTATGAACGCGAGAAGGAGGACTACCTCTTCTGTCTCCAGGAGGCGCAGAAGCTATCTCCAAAATATGTGATTGTTCTTCAAGATGATGCGCTTCCTCGTGCAGACTTTTACACAGTCTTGGATTATGTTCTGAAATATAGAGTTGAGACTCAGATTCATCAAAGTGAGCTTCATCTGGATCAAGACGAATGGCTCTGGCTTAAACTCAACTTTCCCGACTCTCTTGCCAAATATGAACGCAATTACTACTTTGCCTTGGAATGGGTTTCTGTAAGCCTTATTGGGGCatcaatttttgtattcatgatGCGATTTATACTAACCTTGTGTTGGGAATAAATGCTGATGAAAAAGCAATAGGGGTCCTGCCATGCTTCCTTGTGGGATTCGTATACTTCATGTTATTTACATGGCTCCTCGGGAGACCGTATGTCACTCTTCCACTAACGCTTTCCAAATCCTTCTACAGCCTTGGCCCTGGGACTTCCTGTTGTCTGCCGGCCGTCCTGTACCCACAATCACAAATACCTGGGATCATCGGGTTCCTGGAAACGGTAGAGCTGGACCGAACCAGGCCCTTGGACTTTGCCTTGGACGACTATCGGGCCCAGAGCAAACTCCGCCAGTTCTTGATCAGTCCAAACTTATTTTTCCATATAGGAGTGGTTTCAGCTTTGCATAGCAGCACCTCCAACTCCAGGGTTGCTGAGAGCTTTCTGTTCATTGTAAAAACCATGAAGACTCCTTTTTTCCAATTGGATTCCTCAGGATTGAGAACTAAAGCACCtggggtccattgcagaaagagttgcgtttaaacgcaagtcaaaaaatcaattgcaagtccaaaatgcgtgctgttgattggttgaaaatcaagttgcgcaggattttagagttgcgtttgattgcaactctttctgcaacaggcccctgtaCATGTACCACTGCACAACTCAAATTTGCAACAACTCGGCTAAAAAAGATGAGATTTTTATTATGCTTTTTACTTGGACATAGCAGTTCCTAAGCTTCGTTAGAGCGAACTGTGTCGTCACTATTGATCAGCtagttcaatttttttattgaaatgtagGAAAATTTCAAAGGTTAGATTCAGAGAACAAGAAGAAgcttcattcatgcatgagatGTGAGAAAGCCATCTCATTTGTTATAAACCCTCAATCAACTCTCGCAATCGACTTTCTCTTTTCACTCCACAAGAAGATAAttgagtatacatgtacatgtacatgtatgaatataaaaaaggcCCAAGTCCATAGGAAGTCATGTtgagaaaatcaagaaaaacaactaggatattttttaaatttgggCAATTAAAGTATATTTGGCCAAAAGACATTAGAgaacataaaacaaatttacatgtaagtgtacattttttttacgaaCCTTGATTCATGTTACCTGTTGGCGGGGCCTTTTGTCTGGTGGACTTGGGTCATCATAGAATCATATGGACTTgggtcatttttacattaataCACACAGTAGACTTCTGGAgtaagtagtagaagtattgaGAGAGGGCGCTTTGATATGAATGTAAAGATAAGCCCAATTCCTGGACTTGGGCTTTTCTTACACTCGTACCACATTTTCCTcctttatttaaaggtcaagtccaccccagaaaattgttgatttgaatcgatagaagtttacgaatttgatgattaggacctccttgcctgaagcacaaaatgttaaaataatggaattccaaaagttcagggaggaatgacactttatttcacatgacaatagtgagaaaatcaaaatatttcatatttcatataacaaaaaaaatagtgagtggatgatgtcatcggtgtcctcatttgcataccgactgagatgtgcatataattgttttgtgaaataaagcaaaactttaaaatatcatatccttagtttgcatccgattttgatgaaattttcggtttTGTGGgagttttctcttttcattcaaatcaaatttttgttgggtggacttgtcctttaaaattttGCTAAAAATTGGACTTGGGCTGTTCTTACATGTATCTTCAGATACTCATTATTCAACCAATTGTTATTATATAAACTTGCCTGGTGGTATTATGGTATACCAATTTGCaatattatattcaaatctAGTATTATAACCACTACACAGACCAGACATTGGACTTCAAACGCTTGTGATTGGTTGGGCTTGGGCAAAAGTATGTGCCACATCTCTAATATAGACATTTTCTGCCAGTGTCTTTCCATTGCGTGTTTACACATGAATGTCATGTTCAGAATTATTTTAACGATTTGCAAAAGTGAGACCATAGGCTTTCATTTTCTTGTGTTTATCAAGTGTTCTCTGAATGATTCCTTTACCTTGTCTGTTCAAAATATCTTTACATGACTGTATGTTCAACATTATTTTATGATAAAGTTTGCTATTTCCCCACCCTTTACctctcttcaatttttgtcttcttttacatttcaaagaatgatttCAAAATGTCCAAGGTTGGAGCCTAAAAAGTGGAACTTGGAATAAATTTATTGGAGATTTATTATTCTACGTACATGTAGACAGTACAAAATAGAAATGTAATGATACTGATTATTCAAGAACTAAGTTTTATTCAGTATTGTGTTATTTTGTGAGTCTTTTCTTATACCAATGTAGTGTGAAACAAATAGGATAgtgaaagagggggggggggggggggcctgacAGTGAGACAAGACTCATAGGATAGtcgaaaagagaaaaaataaaaaggggaataGGAAAAGATGGGGgaagggaagagagaaaggggtTCTGAAAGGGGGGggtagtggaaatgaaaggGTGAGTGAATGAGAAGAGAGTGGAAAAGGGAAATTATtgttggtgggggggggggtagtacaAAAGAGGAATACtggaaaagagaggaaggatGGGGGAAGAGATGATTGGAAAGGAATATggaaatgtgaaatataaagaaaaggcTGACTTGTCCTTGCCACAATGACTTGTCAAGTTtccaatttgaaattcaaacttGTTTGCATAAACTCTGCATTTTCATTCCTTGATTAATCTTTCAAACTTTCCCATGTAAGCTCTCATTTTTCCCCTTCCATGTAAGTTTTATGTTTGAATGTAtgtctggggcccgtcttacaaagacttgcgattgatttggTCAATCGTAactggaaatttgcacaataacctttgaaaacaaagagaagcatacatGTACTCAATTGTACAAAGTTATTGTATGAAGAAACATTTTTAGAtattgatgttgctggctttccatacttgtcattgatgggatcaatcatacctctttgtaagacagggctctgattaaaaataatcatagaaccagccccccccccttttttactTTCACTTTACCCTCTCTCCCTCGATTACCCCCACTCccattattttttctctcttgctGTCATGTCCCTTTCTTGACTCCACTCCATATTCATCTCTCTTCCAGATTAAAGcaatggtccaggctgaaaacatttgtgatgtcacttccccactttctgttttcttacagtatgttattacataatttttttttcattatttcatgacttgtgtgaataatatgcctcccttataataaaataagtggCAGCAAAAGATAGCTAATGtgctaaatcagttgtcaatccaattcttctagttcttggaggaaaaaaaatgaataatcctaatttcatataataaaacacaaaagaacaagtggggatgtgacatcatcagcccacctaatgaaaattcatgactgtttttacaaaatattgctaaactttaaaattcaataacttacatgtagttatttgttatctgattttgatgaaatttttgtctttttgctcagtgaattctactctattcattgagccataaatactttcagcccagaccatccctttaaagtcaaaatcatgattattacctAATTATGTATGATCAACTCAGATTACACATATGTATGAACTTTCAGtcatatttttgtgtttgttaAACAGAAACTGTTTGCATATTTACTATAAAGAACATACATGTTTAAAGTTCAACGTACAATTGTGACTTCTGAAtcaaataatcatgaataaaataaaatcaaagaaagaaaaacaacattTATCAACTGTTATTCTACGGATATCTGAAATACTGGTGGACAGGAGGGGGCCCCATTTGTGTCAAATAATAGCCTTTTACTTATTGGAAAGTCAGTCCCACTTTAATGAACACCAAGAACAATttgggtacatgtacatcccacatttatatacatatacatgtagcacaaaATATGTCCCAGATTTTTATAAAGTTGTCCATAACTACAGCCTTTaaccccctctcccctcccttGGCTTATCAAAAATATGTCCTCTCATGATATTTTCATATGCATTGTACTTCACAACATCCGATCGGTGGCTTGGATATTGAGGTGGCATGGTGCCATAAAATTGTGACAATGCATGCACATATAACATGTAGACTTCAGTGAATGAATAATTTGGTTATTTTATATTAatcctcagaaaaatattgtaaGTTTTGAAGCTTGATATGATTTTAACACCATAGCTTCCTCATGTAGAAATAAAGATCACCAGGGTCCAAGGGGAACTACTGTGTCAAGCCTCTCTAATTTTAAAGTATAATATTTCCCCATCAATATTACCTGATGATCTCTGGGTCCggtttcataaagccgtttgttattaaagttacgcacaactggaaCCTGTTCTTAAGCGCTATAAAATCAGTTACACAGGAAGAACATTTACTCTagtagcacaagaaagggtcaccagtcgtgtgtAAAGTCTTCCAAACAGCTTTAAGAaatgggtcccgtaacacaggTTAGCTATTAACAGAGCTACATGAAATGACCTATATGTATCAAGAACATTGTTGCATGTGCAATTTTGCTCAGTGGACTAACTAGAAACCTATTTTTCaagttagcgattaattgctaaccttttaCAGGGACCAGGGGCCAATTGCAGAaggagttgcaatcaatcgcaactctaacaAATCACGCCCAACTTGATTTTCTACCAATcagcagcgcgcatttgggacttgcgattgattttttttttacttgcgtttgattttttttacttgcgtttaaatgcactct comes from the Lytechinus variegatus isolate NC3 chromosome 9, Lvar_3.0, whole genome shotgun sequence genome and includes:
- the LOC121421601 gene encoding LOW QUALITY PROTEIN: post-GPI attachment to proteins factor 4-like (The sequence of the model RefSeq protein was modified relative to this genomic sequence to represent the inferred CDS: inserted 1 base in 1 codon; deleted 1 base in 1 codon), translated to MGRSSTCICKFLCKPFIYCGAKFISLCRNRKLKRFLLATFTIYFLTFCIALPILCHDLPLTKYYRLWKGTSRQALINEAKEINSFNADNAQTHLDRMPKEATKQLYEESMRKQDLRYAIVVQTIPRNGRPSPRYLSQLMLALHDILRESGGITETALFICNTQRSAGEHKEAVDLSEYFPMVQTSLGPRVDRYEREKEDYLFCLQEAQKLSPKYVIVLQDDALPRADFYTVLDYVLKYRVETQIHQSELHLDQDEWLWLKLNFPDSLAKYERNYYFALEWVSVSLIGASIFVFMMRFILTLCWXINADEKAIGVLPCFLVGFVYFMLFTWLLGRPYVTLPLTLSKSFYSLGPGTSCCLPAVLYPQSQIPGIIGFLETVELDRTRPLDFALDDYRAQSKLRQFLISPNLFFHIGVVSALHSSTSNSRVAESFLFIVKTMKTPFSNWIPQD